One segment of Paraburkholderia bonniea DNA contains the following:
- a CDS encoding class I SAM-dependent methyltransferase, with the protein MTLNSTQRFTDRVADYVKYRPSYPQEVVSFLHETCGVAPAARVADIGAGTGISAQLFIAAGHPVIAVEPNQAMRAAADSWLGDSGLFRSVAGTAEATTLEAASVDLVIAAQAFHWFDPATARREFARILTPSGLVALFWNSRRLEGSPFLAGYEALLRRYGIDYTLVAERYADDAAMAEWFGQGFLHQARFANHQRLDLAGVQGRLMSSSYAPKPGHANYAPMQAALRTLFERTAQDGEIELTYDTWVYVGRPA; encoded by the coding sequence ATGACTCTCAATTCGACTCAACGCTTTACTGATCGCGTCGCTGATTACGTCAAATACCGCCCGAGTTATCCGCAGGAAGTCGTTAGTTTTCTGCATGAGACCTGTGGTGTGGCACCCGCCGCCAGGGTAGCGGATATCGGCGCGGGCACGGGGATTTCGGCGCAACTATTTATCGCGGCGGGCCATCCGGTCATCGCGGTCGAACCGAATCAGGCGATGCGGGCTGCCGCCGATAGCTGGTTGGGCGACTCGGGGTTGTTTCGCAGTGTTGCAGGGACGGCCGAAGCGACCACACTGGAGGCCGCGAGTGTCGATCTGGTGATCGCTGCGCAGGCGTTCCACTGGTTTGATCCAGCGACAGCCCGGCGCGAATTCGCTCGCATTCTGACGCCATCTGGCTTGGTCGCGCTGTTCTGGAATAGCCGCAGGCTTGAGGGTTCGCCGTTTCTGGCGGGCTACGAAGCGCTGCTGAGGCGCTATGGCATCGATTACACGCTGGTGGCGGAGCGTTATGCCGATGATGCGGCGATGGCCGAGTGGTTTGGCCAGGGGTTTTTGCATCAGGCGCGCTTTGCCAATCATCAGCGGCTGGATCTGGCCGGGGTGCAGGGCCGATTGATGTCGTCGTCGTATGCGCCGAAACCAGGGCATGCGAATTACGCGCCGATGCAAGCGGCGTTACGCACGCTCTTTGAGCGCACCGCGCAAGACGGTGAGATTGAGCTGACTTACGACACGTGGGTGTATGTGGGGCGGCCTGCTTGA
- a CDS encoding molybdopterin-dependent oxidoreductase, whose product MNEKKIILPAKADIERGTQTRAQTTPGRVLQPRAATSINLADHQPQIARLQRRLFLRTSLSLGALSMLSGCTLQDGDAVDKVLWAMSRWNDRVQGWLFSRNRLAPTYAASEITNPFPFNAFYPEFDVPEIDGTEYTLELSGLIANRRPWTLEQLRQLPQSAQITRHICIEGWSAVGEWRGVPLRTFLERVGADTSARYVGFKCADRYYSSLDMATALHPQTLLALDFGHQPLPSKYGYPLKLRVPTKLGFKNPKHITAIFVSNTNPGGYWEDQGYNWFSGL is encoded by the coding sequence ATGAACGAGAAAAAAATCATCCTTCCCGCCAAGGCCGATATAGAGCGCGGCACCCAAACCCGGGCACAGACAACGCCGGGCCGCGTGCTGCAACCACGTGCCGCAACATCCATCAATCTCGCCGATCACCAGCCACAAATCGCGCGGCTGCAGCGACGGCTGTTCTTGCGCACGTCACTCTCGCTCGGCGCGTTAAGCATGCTCTCTGGCTGCACGCTGCAAGACGGTGATGCCGTCGACAAAGTGTTGTGGGCCATGTCACGCTGGAATGACCGGGTGCAAGGCTGGCTTTTTAGCCGCAACCGGCTGGCACCCACCTACGCTGCCAGCGAAATCACAAACCCGTTTCCATTCAATGCGTTTTATCCGGAATTCGATGTGCCAGAGATCGACGGCACCGAGTACACGCTGGAACTCTCCGGCCTGATTGCCAACCGGCGTCCATGGACCCTCGAGCAGTTGCGCCAGCTCCCGCAGTCAGCGCAAATCACGCGCCACATTTGCATTGAAGGCTGGAGTGCGGTTGGCGAGTGGCGCGGCGTGCCATTGCGCACGTTTCTTGAACGTGTCGGTGCCGATACCAGCGCCCGTTACGTCGGTTTCAAATGCGCGGACCGGTATTACAGCAGCCTCGACATGGCAACCGCGCTCCATCCGCAGACACTGCTTGCACTCGATTTCGGCCATCAGCCGTTGCCGTCCAAATATGGCTATCCGCTAAAACTACGCGTGCCCACCAAGCTCGGCTTCAAGAATCCGAAACACATCACGGCTATTTTTGTCAGCAATACCAATCCAGGCGGGTATTGGGAGGATCAGGGCTATAACTGGTTCAGCGGGTTATAG